One window from the genome of Isachenkonia alkalipeptolytica encodes:
- a CDS encoding cyclase family protein: MNVLSINKIIDISMEISEEMTVYKNREENRPKIEVTRDFKNSDAYETTMTVGMHTGTHLDRPLHMIEEGETMDSLTPDRLVVPCQVLDMTAVEEGITKEDLEGKKIPRDHFILLKTKNSFEEHFNFSFVYLAASGAEFLKAQGIIGVGIDALGIEREQPEKNTHKILLEKDIMILEGLRLKDAEEGAYLLIAPPLKIKGAEAAPVRALLVR; encoded by the coding sequence ATGAACGTGTTATCCATTAATAAAATTATTGATATCAGTATGGAAATATCCGAAGAAATGACGGTTTATAAAAACAGGGAGGAAAATCGTCCGAAAATTGAAGTAACCCGGGACTTTAAAAACAGTGATGCCTATGAGACCACGATGACTGTGGGGATGCATACGGGAACCCATCTGGATAGACCTTTGCACATGATTGAAGAGGGGGAAACCATGGATTCCCTAACCCCGGATCGGTTAGTGGTGCCCTGTCAGGTATTGGACATGACAGCGGTGGAAGAGGGGATTACAAAGGAGGACCTGGAAGGAAAAAAAATCCCTCGGGATCATTTTATACTGTTAAAGACAAAAAATTCCTTTGAGGAACATTTTAATTTTTCCTTTGTTTATCTTGCGGCCTCCGGGGCGGAGTTTTTAAAAGCCCAGGGGATCATCGGGGTGGGCATCGATGCCCTGGGCATCGAGCGGGAACAGCCGGAAAAAAACACCCATAAAATACTTTTGGAAAAGGATATCATGATCCTTGAAGGCTTAAGACTGAAGGATGCGGAGGAGGGGGCGTATCTCCTGATCGCCCCGCCGCTGAAAATCAAAGGGGCCGAAGCGGCCCCGGTACGAGCCCTGCTCGTAAGATAG